The nucleotide sequence CTCCAGCCGAGCTCATTTTTTAATTTATCACAGTTTATGGCATATCTATGGTCATGCCCCGGCCTGTCTTTTACAAAAGAAATAAGTTCTTTGTAGCTATTGCCTTTCACGTGGCTATTATATTTGCAAGGGTATTCTTTATCCATAATTTCGCATAATTTGGTTACAAGATCTATATTTGTCCACTCATTTTCCCCGCCGATGTTATATGTATTTCCAAGCCTGCCTTTTTTTATTATTTCCCAGGTGGCATCGCAATGATCCACCACAAATAGCCAATCTCTAATATTTTTTCCGTTGCCGTATATTGGTAATGGTTTGCCCTCCATCATATTTAGTATCATTAAGGGGATGAGCTTTTCTGGAAACTGAAATGGACCGTAATTGTTTGTGCAATTTGAAATGGTAACGGGCAAGCCATAAGTATGATAATAAGCCCTTGCAAGATGATCGCTTGAAGCTTTACTAGCGGAATAAGGACTGCGAGGATCGTAAGGTGTTGTTTCGTAAAAATAACCGGTATCACCCAAGGTACCATACACTTCGTCGGTACTGATGTGGTGGAAACGGTGAACGGGTTTTGGGTTTTGGGTTTTAGGTTTTGGGTTATGGGTGATAGGTGATTGTGGGTTGTCGAGCCAGTGTTTTTTTGCTGTGTTCAGCAAAGTGAAAGTACCGGTAATATTAGTTCGGATAAATTCTTCAGGACCGAGTATTGAGCGATCAACATGAGATTCCGCTGCAAAATGAATTACAGTGTCAATATTATATTTTCCAAATATTTCATCTAATTTTTCTCTGTCACAGATATCTCCTTTAATAAAAAAGTACTGCTCATTACCGTACTTTGAGTCGATGTCTTTTAAATTTTCCGGATTACCGGCATAGGTAAGCAAATCATAATTTACTATAATTCCATCATAACCAGTCTTTTCCAACAAAAACCGTATGAAATTTGAACCTATAAATCCGGAACCGCCTGTAATTAGAATTGACTTGGGCTCAAAACTCTCAGTATTGCTCATATAAAATCTCCTTAAATATTTAATTCTTCAACATACCTGTCTACGGCATTTTTCCAGTCAGGAATTTGTTTTCCGACTGTCTTTTCCAGCTTTTCACTGTCCAACTTGCTGTACTTGGGTCTTTCAGCCGGTAGATTAAAATCTGATGATTTTGCTCTGCCGAGCTTCCCATTCCACCCGATTTTTTCCAGAATATATTTAGCCTGATCATACTTGCTTGCTTCTGAGCCGTTTGACATATGATATAATCCGAAAGTACCCATATTTATAAGCATCCATGAAAATACAGCCAAATCGTACGAGTAAGTGGGGGAGGATACTTGATCATCAACAATTTTTAGTTCTTCATTTTTTTTAGACCATTCGATAACTTGGGTATTAAAATTTTTGTTGGCTATTCCAAAAACCCAGGATGTCCTTATTACAAAACTTCTGTTGTAAATTTTTAAAACCGCTTGTTCACCCTCCAGCTTACTTCTTCCATAAATAGAAAGAGGGTTGGGTTTATCGGTTTCCTTATAAGGTGCACTTTTGGTGCCGTCAAAAACAAAATCTGTGGAATATGTTACAAAAACAGCTCCCGTTTTTTGCGCAGCTTCAGCCAAATACAGTGGAGCATCCCTGTTAAGTTTGTAACAGATCTCGGAATCTTTTTCAGCTTTATCAACATTATTATAAGCAGCACAGTTAATTATTATCTTGATATTTTTACCTTTAAAAAAGTTTTCAATTTCATTCTTATTCGTTATATCCAATTCGTCTACATCAGTCGCAATATAATCTACTTTTTCACGATTTAATATTTTTTGAAAGTCAGTACCGAGCTGTCCGTTTGCTCCTGTAATAAGTATCATACAAACTCCTGTGCATATTTTTCATTATAAAGAAATTGCTCATTTCGAGCAATTTTAGTTGCGAGAAATCTATATCAACTATTTATGATAATCCTCTTAACACTCGTAGGAATGCCATTATATTCAATAAAAACTCTCAACCAAAAATCTCTTTAAACGTTTTTAACTTACTATCCTTTTCCGAAAGATTCGGCTTATCAATACCGTATTCTTCTAAAGGCCATTTGATGTCTAAATGCGAATCATTCCAAATAATCCCCGAATCACATTCTGGCGAATATTCAGAGCCGGAGACTTTATACAATATTTCTGCATTTTCTGAAAGTGTTAAAAAAGCATGGGCAAAGCCTTGCGGGATCCAGAGCATTAATTTGTTTTCATCAGAGAGCTCATAAGCAACCCAATGCCCGAATGTAGGACTGCCTGCTCTTATATCTACTGCAACATCATATATTTTACCATTTATACATCTTACAAATTTCCCTTGTTCTTTTGGATATTTTTGAAAATGCAGTCCGCGCAAAACACCTTTTGAGGATTTAGCCCAACTTTGCCAAAAAAATGCATAAAGTGCTGGTGTGTAAAGAAGCGGATTTAAAATTATTCACTACAGACTTTTTTATTTCGTAAAATTTTGCTTGAATACCCCAAGGCCTTATAAATTGACTTTTGGTGTTCTTCAGTCTTAGAAGTCACCCTCTGCATTATCCTTGCATTTTCCTCCGTATTCATCGAAACCGTCATCCGCATATGATTAGAAAGTTTTTTTACGAACTGTACGCCAACTGTAATGTATACCCTCTGATTTCAACTTCCTCCTAAGATTATGAACCAAATGATACGCCAAAACACTTATAAAAAGATGACCCTCCACAGCTGATTCCTTGCTGTGATATACAGGCCTTAAACCCAATTCACTCTTCAATGTCCTGAATGTGGATTCCACATCATTAAGCATTACATATATATCCCATATCTCCTGCTCACTTAAGTCAGTGAAATTTGTCCGGATTACATAGTGGCCGTCAAGTGTACCGGAAAGTTTCTCCTCATCAACTCTCCAGCGTATATCTGCTGCATTGCCAGAATCTTCTTTTTTCACAACGTCTATATCATAATATCCCGATACCTTGCTGCATTTACTCTTAAGTCTGCCAATACGCTCAAGAACCTTCTCATAACGCTTAACACCATTCTTCTTGAATAATGAAGACCGTATATTCTCAAGACCTTCTTCAAATCTCTGCCTAAACCTGTCTTTAATACCACCCTCTTTAATCTCCCGCATCTCACTGCTTACACATAAAAAACTCTCACCATCTACAATATTCAATTTGCCTTTCACACTATAAGAATCATTCTTTATCCTGATATCCTCTCCGTCTGAATAATCAAGGGCTGTATCCTTCTTCCTGGAGACTGCAATATAATTATACCCGGAATCCTTTATATACCCTAAATTCTCCTCCGAAGCTATTCCGGCATCTATTACTACTGTAGGCTTTACCTGTAAATTAACCTGTGATGATAAATCCGTTACTATATCAATTAACGTCTTCGTTTCTGATTGATTGCCCTCATATATCTTGCTGCATATCGGAAAACCTTCCTCATTCAACACTACTCCCAGTGTCACAAGGGGGCAATCTGAACGCTTCTGCTTTGATTTACCACGCTTAGCCTTTTTGTTATTTTTCTGGATACCTTCAAAATGTGTGTTCGTAAGATCATAAAGCAAAATCTTATTTTCAAAGTTAAACAACTGCTGTTCATACTCAAAAAGTTTTTTCTCTATCTCTTCTGAATACTTAAAAAGACTTTTCCGATACACGGTAAAACTGCCTCAGCGATTCCCTGTGATAATTTATTCCAAGTAATTCAAATAAACCCGACTTCTCCTTTAACCATTCATACGTATTAAGTTCACTGCCCGGATTAAGCATCCGACCTATTATTAAGCCCTGGATATATCTATCTCGGATTCCGTGAAACCAAGAGATTTCAGCATATCTCCTATACCAAGCTCTTTAAATGATTCATTGCATATATACTCTCCGCCTATGCTCCGGGGCTCTGATACTTCTATACTGGATACATCCACTTGCTCGTATTCCGGCTCATAAGAATTCTCCTTTGATTCAGGTTGCTTTGAAGACGCTGTGATCATATTCAATTTTGCTTTCTTTGCATAAGTATGGGCAAGCTCTTCCGTCTCCTCATCAGGCTTGAATACAGGTTCCTCATAACCGTCAAGCAATTGCTCTATACGGTTTGCAAGTTCTTTTAACTGCATGGGAGGA is from Flexistipes sinusarabici DSM 4947 and encodes:
- the rfbB gene encoding dTDP-glucose 4,6-dehydratase — its product is MSNTESFEPKSILITGGSGFIGSNFIRFLLEKTGYDGIIVNYDLLTYAGNPENLKDIDSKYGNEQYFFIKGDICDREKLDEIFGKYNIDTVIHFAAESHVDRSILGPEEFIRTNITGTFTLLNTAKKHWLDNPQSPITHNPKPKTQNPKPVHRFHHISTDEVYGTLGDTGYFYETTPYDPRSPYSASKASSDHLARAYYHTYGLPVTISNCTNNYGPFQFPEKLIPLMILNMMEGKPLPIYGNGKNIRDWLFVVDHCDATWEIIKKGRLGNTYNIGGENEWTNIDLVTKLCEIMDKEYPCKYNSHVKGNSYKELISFVKDRPGHDHRYAINCDKLKNELGWRQSVSFEEGLKKTVKWYLLNTKWIDNIKSGGYKKWVEQNYNKR
- the rfbD gene encoding dTDP-4-dehydrorhamnose reductase, translated to MILITGANGQLGTDFQKILNREKVDYIATDVDELDITNKNEIENFFKGKNIKIIINCAAYNNVDKAEKDSEICYKLNRDAPLYLAEAAQKTGAVFVTYSTDFVFDGTKSAPYKETDKPNPLSIYGRSKLEGEQAVLKIYNRSFVIRTSWVFGIANKNFNTQVIEWSKKNEELKIVDDQVSSPTYSYDLAVFSWMLINMGTFGLYHMSNGSEASKYDQAKYILEKIGWNGKLGRAKSSDFNLPAERPKYSKLDSEKLEKTVGKQIPDWKNAVDRYVEELNI